The segment CGTGGTGGCCCTGACTACCGTGGTCATCGCCTGGCTGCTTCAGGAGGCGCAGACATCGGCTTTGCTGGCCGCACTGGGCGGGATCGCTGCCGGGGTGCTGTGTGGCCTTGTGAGCGGGACGCTGATCACGCGCCTGAACGTGGTGCCATTCATCGTGACCCTGGGTATGATGCTGGTGGTCCGAGGCATCGCCAAGGCCCTGGCGAATGAGCAGAAGATCGACGCACCGCTCACGTGGCTCAAGGAACTGCTGGCGTCGTTGCCCCCCGAACGCCGGGCGATGCTCCTGCCGCCCGGGGTATGGCTTGTCATCGTGCTGGCGCTGGTGGTGGCGGGACTGCTGCGGTACACGCGGCTGGGCCGGCACATTTTCGCCATCGGCTCCAACGAGCAAACCGCACGGCTGTGCGGAGTTCCGGTGCAGCGGGTGAAAGTGGTCACATATACCCTCGGCGGGCTGTTCTTCGGGCTTGCAGGGCTGATGCTCTTCTCGCGACTGACGGTGGGCGATCCGACGGCGGCGGTTGGGCTTGAGCTGGACGTCATCGCTGCCGTAGTCATTGGAGGCGGCAGTCTTGCAGGCGGCGAGGGGTCGGTCCTGGGCTCCCTTGTGGGCGCGCTGATTATGAGCGTGATTCGATCGGGCTGCTCGCAGATGGGCTTGAGCAACTGGGTCCAGGAACTGGTGACTGGAGCAGTGATTGTGGTCGCGGTGGCCCTGGATCGCCTGCGACACAGAAGACTGACCTGAGCTAAGCCGGGTGCCATATCACGCCCCGTTTCAGGGGACTGGCATCCGATTCCGAGTATCATCCGGAGGCGGTGCCTGTACCCAATGCGCTGTTTGCTTCACACTCTGCCGCCCCTTCGGGGCTAATGCGGCTATCAGGCTGCCGGTAACCCCGAGCTCACGCTGGTGGCAGATTGCTGCCGCCCCTTCGCGGCTGCTAAGTGGTGCACGTCACGCTCTGCAACGTACACACGAACTCCCCATGGAGACGCCCATGCGATTACTCGTCCTCCCGCTCCTGATCACCAGCTTCCTCCCGGTCACCGCGGATGAGTTCGACGTGGCCCTCCTGCGACCAACGCGGTACCTCGCCGAAAACCCCGCGGGCGCCGATGATGTCCACACTTACCTGCAGAATGTCCGCAATATCCTGGATCTGGCCGGCTTGCGGCACCACACGATTGATGAGGCAGAGGTCCTCGCCGGGAGCCTGTCCACCGCCGAATTCTTGATCTGCCCATACAACCCGTACATGACTGCCGAAGTCGCCAAAGCCATCCAGTCCTTCCTCGATGCCGGAGGGCATGCCCTGTTCTGTTACTTCTGTGAGGATTCCCTGCGCCGCCGCCTGGGCCTGGGAGAACTGCTCTATACTTCGGGAGGCGATGAGGGGCTTTTCCGCAATCTCGCCGCCACCGAATTTGCCCCGCGCGGAATGCCCCAGACGGTTCGGCAGGGCAGTTGGAATGCGTACCTCCTGGCCTCGCTGGATGACAGCATATCCAGGCCGGTGCTGGAGTGGATCGCCGAGGACGGGCAGACCAACTCGGGCCCGGCGATGACCGTCTCATCCGAGGCCGCGTGGTTCGGGCACGTCATGGTCGGCGGGAATCTGCCCGAAAAAGCCCGGATGCTTCTGTCGGTGATCGGCAACTGGAACCCGAAGGTCTGGGATCGCGCCGTCCAGCACGCCCTGCGTCCAGACCTGGGATTCCGGTTCGCCGAGGACATCGCGGCGCTGCAGTCCATGGCCGAAGGTCGCCCCGAGGCTTCGGCGGCCGCGGGGCGACTCGCGACGGAGCACGAGCAGCTCCGGCGAGAGGCGGGAAAGGTCGAACCCTGGGTGACGATTCAGGCAGCACAGGCCTGGCGGCAGGGCTTGCGAGACGTGTATCTCACCTGCCTGCCCTCGGCACCCGACGGTATGCGCGGCGCATGGGTAGTCATGCCCGGCGGGTGCGGCGACTGGGGCTGGGAGAGGACCGCGCAGGTTGCCGCCGAGAACGGGCTGACGGATCTGTTCGTTCGCATCGAGTGGGGCGGCCGCGCCAGCTACCCCAGTGAGGTCATCCCGTCGCGCCTGGAGCCGGGTGAAACCGACCCCGTGGCCGAGGGCATTGCAGCCTGCCACCGGCACGGGCTGCGTTACCACGCCTGGTTCATCAGCCTCAACTGGCGCATGCCCCCGCAGGACCTTGTGCAGGCGATCTCCGCGCAAGGCCTGTGGCAATATTCGCCCGAAGGGCTTGAAACGGTGCGCGAAGGTGGGGGCCGGTCGCACTGGCTCAACCCCTCAGAGCCCGGGGTCATCGACCTTCAGGCGCGGATGATGGCGGAAGTGGCGGCGAAGTATCCTGTGGATGGCGTGCACTACGATTACATTCGCTATGAGAACTACAACGGTTCATACGGTGAGCGGGACAGGGCGCGCTTCGAGGTCTGGGCCAATGTGAAGGTCCGTGATTGGCCCGCCGATGTGCTCCCTGCGTCCGGGGGCAAGCCTGCGGGACCGCTGCACGAAAAGTTCCTGGAATGGCGCTGCGAGCAGGTGAGCAACGTTGTCTTCGCTTCTTCCGCAGCCGTGCGAGCCGCTAACCCGAAATGCAGAATCTCGGCGGCAGTCTACCCGAGTTGGCCCTCGCACCGACTTACCGTGGGGCAGGACTGGGCCCGTTGGCTGCGCGAAGGTTGGCTGGATTTCGTGTGCCCCATGGTCTACGATGCCCCGAGCTACTACGACCGCCACGTGGACCGGGTGGGCCGCCTGCGTGAAGCGGCCGGCGACCGTCCGCTCATGGTGGGCATCGGCTCGTGGCTCCACACGGACCCTTTGACCGTTGCTGAACAGGTTGTCGCGGATCGCGAACTGGGCGCTGACGGCTTCGTGCTCTTTTCGTACACGCCGGAACTGGGTGAGAGCTTCCTGCCGGCCCTGAAGCGAGGGGTGTTTGCCGTTCCCGCGAAACCCAGGTAGGCCGGCGATAGAGAATGGACGAGGTGACCGGCGATGCGCCGCGTGTTCCCACTGCTCTGCCTGCTCGTGGTTCCCGGGCTGTATGCCGACACCGTGCGCCTGCCGGTGATTGCGGACACTTCGCTCCAGGCGCATCAGTCCGAGGTCTCCTTCAACAGCGGCGCCAGTTCTAACATCCGCATCAAGGGCAATGAGCACTTCATGCTGGTCAAGTTCGACCTCGCGCCCATCAGGGGCTGGGATGTCGAGAGCGCCCGGCTCTTCCTGCATCCCTCGCACCCCCACATGCTGCGTACCGTGGGCATCTCGACCATTGCCACAGACTGGGAGGAGGGCACTGGCACCGGCGGTCCTGCGGAGAACGGATGCACGTTCCTGCGGGCAAATCACCCCGACGGCTTTTGGGCAGGGCCGGGTAGCGACTTCACGCATGTCTCCCTCACCAACGGCAACACGCGCAGCTTCTACACCGATGTCAAGGGCGTTGCCGACGGCTGGCTGAGCATCGACATCGACCCGTGGCTGATCTACGCCATGACCTCGGGCGCTTCCTACGGTCTGTGCATTTCCGATGAGAAAGGCCAGACGCGTGCCAACAACGACGTCCATTCCAGGGAGCAGAACGGTTACCAGCCCTATCTGCTGGTTACTGGCGCACCGAGTCAGGCCGATCCTGACCGCCCTGAGATAGCCCTGATGCAGGCGCAACCCGAGTCCCGCGCAGCCGGCTACCAGACCGGCGCGCTACGCGTATCGTTGCGTACAGAGGGGGCTTTCACGATCCGGGGGACGTATGCGAGGGAGGGCGAGGTTGGCTCCATGCCCATCCCCAGGCGACTCATCGGGCTGGCCGAAGATGGGTCTGCAACCCTCGTCATTCCGGGTCTCACTCCTGGCGCTTCGTACTCCATCAACGTGTGCGGAGTGGACCGGTATGGAAACCCGGGGCCGATGATCAGCACGTTGGTGCGCGCGTCAGCTGCCCGGCCGATGCCGAATGCCCTGCCTGTGGCCGAGCGCGCGGAACCGCGCCCCAAGGACCCCCCGAAGGCCGGCAGCCTGTGCGCCTGGGCCTGCCCGGCAGAGTGCAAAGTGAACCCAGTGTCCGGCGCAGTGTTGGAGGACCGTGGTGCACAGGGCTACTCGGCGGACTCCGCGAGCGACTGGCGCCGCGCAAACCCAGTGTGGGATGACGGGACCGTACGCCTCGCTGCCGCCCGGGGGGAAGTCCTCGCTTCGCAGGTGGTGGTGGAGAATCTGTCGGACCAGCCCCAACAGGCGAACCTGGAGTACGACCCTGCGGGCTTTTCGGCACAGTGCAGGGTATTCCGCAACTGGTACGTCAAGGACGGTGATTGGTTCGCCGAATACATGATTCCCATGGGCGATACCCCCGCGCAGATCCCGGCGCCCGACAATGCAGTCCCTGGCCAACGCAACCAGTCCTTCACGCTGATCTGGTGGATTCCGCCGGACACGACCCCGGGACTGCACCGGGTATCGCTGAAGGTGGGGGAGAGCCTCAGCCTACCCATCGAGATCGAAGTCCACGGTTTCACGCTCCCTGCCGAGACCAGTTTTGAGGTGGACCTGAACTGCTACGGACCGGTGTACTCCGACCGCGACTTCGACGAGTACCTGGAGCGGGAACGAGAGTACTACCGGGCGGCTCACGCGCTGCGCTCGACGTTGAACCCGCTGCCGTATTCCCAGTCTGGCCAGACGTACCGGGGATTCGTGCCGACGCTGGAAGGCGCAGGGGCCGAGATGAAAGTGGTGGACTGGTCCGAGTATGACCGCCATTACGGGCCGTATCTTGACGGCAGCGCCTTCGGCGGAATCCGGGCGGGAGTGCCCATCACCCACATGTATCTGCCTTTCCACGAGAACTGGCCTTCACCCATCGCGGAACACTATTCGGCGGGCAATGACATCCGCAAGTACCCGGACAACATCGTCGCACACGCCCTGACTGCGCCTCCGGTGGAGGAGGCCTTCGACCGGGACTTCCAAGAGGCTTTCGTGGCGGTGACCCGGCAGTTCGTGGAGCACTGCAGGGAGCGCGGCTGGGACAAGACGGACATGCAGTGCTATCAGAACAACAAGTACTATTTCAAGGACGAGAAGACCAACTTCCGGGGCACTTCCTGGTGGTTGCTGGATGAGCCCATGCACCGCGACGACTGGCTGGCCCTGCGGTTCTTCGCGCGAATGTTTCGTGAGGGCGCGGGGAGCAACGAAAGATTCGTGTACCGGGGCGACATCTCGCGTCCGCAGTGGCAGCGCGACTGGCTCGACGATCTGGCGGACGTGATCTGCGTGAGTTCAGCGCTGTTCACCGACACCTGGCACTGCCGGCGCATGGCCGACCAGTGGGGTGCGGAGTTCTGGCACTACGGAACAGCCAACGACGTTCGCGCCGGCAATCTCAATGGTGTCGCGTGGGCGCTGCGGGCATGGATCGGTGGAGCGGACGGCATCCTGCCCTGGAACACCATCGGTGGTGAAGGCGCCCTCATCAACCCCACCGCAACAGCGCTGCTCATTCCCGGGAGCAGGTTCGGTATCCGAGGGCCCCTGGTGAGCCTGCGCCTGCTCGCTCTGTGTCGCGGGCAGCAGGATGTGGAGTACCTCAACCTCCTGGCCGAGAAGCGCCGGGCGAGTCGAGATGAGATGCGGAGGCTGGTTGGAGAGCACTTGACTCTTCAGGGGGAACACCGGCAGGCGTGGGCTGATGATGCCGGGACAATGGACTTTGGCGCCCTGCGCTGGGAGGACTTCGACGGCCTGCGCAGGACAGTGGCGGCGGAGCTTTCGAGGTAGGCGCAATTCCGGAAGGTCATCTGCATTTCGGTGTTGAACAATCCACCGCCCGGGTCTACCGGGCGCACACCAAAGCTGCCGCAGGAGGATGTACCTATGAGCGACAAGATCAGGCTCGCCCTCGTCGGCGCCGGGGGCATGGCGAATGGGGTCCATTACCCCTCGCTCGCCGTTTTCGATGACGTCGAGATGGTCGGTCTGTGCGACCTGGTGCCGGAGAAGCTGCAGGCCACAGCAGAGAAGTTCAAGATCGAGAAGACATACACCGACTACAAGAAGATGATAGAGGAAACCGCGCCCGATGGCGTGTACGTCCTCATGCCGCCCCACCATCTGTTCGACATCTGCATCCACGTGCTCAACAGCAAGCTGGCGCTGTTCATCGAGAAGCCGCCGGGGGTTACCGCCGAGCAGACCCGGCAGATGGCCAACTGCGCCGAGAAGAACGGGGTCGTGAGCCTGGTGGGGTTCAATCGTCGCTACAGCCCACTCATGCGCCAGTGCAAGAACATGGTGCTCGACCACGGCGGCCCCGTGATCCAGGCAATGAGCAGCTTCTACAAGTGGCACACCGCCGGCCCGTACTACAATGGCGCAATCGATATCCTGAGCTGCGACGCGGTTCATGCGGTGGACGCGCTGCGTTTCATCGGCGGCGATGTGAAGAAGGTTGTTGGTGAAGTCAGTAACCAGGGCATGTCCTTCGACACCCGCTTCAATGCGCTGGTCGAGTTTGAGAGCGGCGGCGCGGGGGTCCTCATGACGAACTGGCGCGTGGGTGGACGCATCCACCAGTTCGAGATGCACGGCGAGGGAATCTCCGTATACGTGAATCCCGACTTCCATGCGGATATCTACGTAGATGGCGCGACCAAGGCGAAGCGTATCACTACGCAGAAGGCTGCGGGCGGCAGCAAGGAGCCCCGCGTCTACTACGGATTCGAGGGAGAAAACCGGGCCTTCGTGGACGCAATCAAGACAGGCCAGCAGCCCGAGACGTGCCTGGCCGACGCCGTGAAGACCATGGAGCTTGTGGATCGCATCTATCACAGCCCCCTGTAAGATGGTTCAAGAATCGGTGGAGGAATCTGGTTGAACATTGGCGAATAGTGTCTGCGTAAAATGCCGGAGCGGCGGTCGTGAGGAGTGGGTGCGGAGACACGATCCGTCGGAGAGTACACCATCACTGCGCTGGGAGGGAAACCATGCGCCAACAGCAGGCCAGCCCACTGGCGATCGTCATCGCTATTGTGGTGCTACTCGTGGTCCTGTACGTCATCTTCAAACTCACCGTCGCACCGAAGCCGGCGCCTCCGAATGACGCTGGGATGCAGGGGCCTCCACCCGAATCGATGCCCGCCGGTTCAGGTGCGCCAGGCACGCCGGGACAACAGACTGCGCCTCCTCAAGGCGCCAGTCCGCCAGCCTCGGGTGGTTAGCAGCAGAGGCGAGCAAACACTGGTATAATCGAGCGTTCCGCCGAAGGCCCCCGGGTAAGGAGTCTGAGGTGCGGACGCTGCGTCGTTGACTTCGCCATTCGGCTCCACTATAATTCCCATGCCCGGCGAGTCTCACGCGACCGGGTGTTTTTGTGTTGAGCAGTCGAATCGCCCGCAGCAGTTGAGTCACAGGAGGATCAGCGACGATGGCCGGTGTAACACTCAAGGGCCTGACCAAGCGTTTCGGCGATGTTATCGCCGTCAATAACGTGGACCTCGAAATCCGGGATGGCGAGTTCCTCGTGCTCGTAGGCCCGTCCGGCTGCGGGAAAACCACGTGTCTTCGCATGATCGCCGGCCTCGAAGAAGCCACCGATGGCGAGATCCGCATCGGCGACCGCCTCGTCAACAATGTTGCCCCGAAAGACCGGGACATCGCCATGGTCTTCCAGAATTACGCGCTCTACCCCCATATGAGCGTCTATGAGAACATGGCTTTCGGACTCAAGCTGCGGAAGGTACCGCGGGACGAGATAGCTCGCCGCGTCGAAGAAGCCGCCGAGATGCTGGGCATCCAACAACTTCTGAAGCGCCGCCCCAAGGAGCTATCCGGCGGACAGCGCCAGCGCGTCGCTGTCGGCCGGGCTATCGTGCGCGAGCCCGCGGTGTTCCTGATGGACGAGCCGCTGTCGAACCTGGATGCCAAGCTCCGGGTCCAGACCCGTGCGGAACTCATCAAGCTTCACCGCCGCCTGGGCATCACCACCATCTACGTCACCCACGACCAGGTCGAGGCCATGACCATGGGCGACCGCATCGCGGTCATGCTCGACGGCGTGGTTCAGCAGGTAGATTCCCCCCTCAACCTGTTCAACCACCCGGTGAACGTGTTCGTCGCGGGATTCATCGGCAGCCCGGCCATGAACTTCGTGGATGGAGAGCTTGTCTCCCAGAATGGCGAACTGTGGATAGACGCGGGAACCTTCAAAGTACAGCTTCCCGCCCACCGCATTGCGGCCTATGAGGAACATGTGGGCAAACCGATCATTCTGGGCATCCGACCAAGCGACATATACGACAAGACCATTTCACCGGTCGCAGAGCCCACGCCCGGGAACACTATCGACCTGGTTGTTGAGGTCATCGAGCCGATGGGGGCTGAGTCAGTGCTCTATCTGTCGACGGGGACGGAAAGCCTGATTGCCAGCGTTGACAGTAACACCATCGCGAAGGAGAACGAGAAGCTTGCGGTGGTCCTGGACATGAACAAGGCTCACATCTTCGACAAGCAGACGGAACTCGCTCTCGGGGAAGAGACTGTGGGTCGCTGAACTCCACTTGCCGCATCCGAATCGCTGTTCAGGGCTCCGGAATGATCCGGAGCCCTGCGTATATTGCATACTGATTCGGGATAGCTCCTGCTCGTTAGTCCTCGGGCGCGATCGGCAAATGCCCGTGAGCGTCCTCCCAAATGCCCAGGAGCTCGCCGCGCAGCTGGGCCAGTGTTGCCGCCATTTCCTCGAGTTCCCGCGCCTCTTCAGGGTCATTCGCTGCGCCTTCGGCGTCTACCCGCTCCAGGGTGAGGTCGGCTGCGATCTGCTTCAGCCGGTCCATCAAGGTGCGCGCCCAGACCAGGGTGTTGAGCGGCGGCTGGGGGCTCTCAAGCTGCTCGAGCTCACGCGACGCCTGCTCACTGACGAACTCCCTCAGTCGCTTGAGGAACCTGCGGGTGCGGATTGCCACGGCCTTTGAACGCTCGATATCCAGCGGCGTCAGGGGCGAAGCGATCCCCACCGGCGGTCGGCTGTAAAGGAGCACGTCTTCCAGCTGCTTCTCGGTTTCGAGCGCTGCGGCGTAGATCGCGACCAGCCGCTCGCGTCTGCGCCGCGCGGGACTGCCTTCGCTGAGGATATCGTCGAGCGCCTCGAGCTGCGCCTCCAGGAACTCCGCGCGTGCTGTAAGGTCTGCAAGCTCCTGGTCGCGGCGGTGGGCGGCGGCCTTGCGCTGCTCCACAAGCTGATCCAGTACGATGTCGATGTCGCCCAGGGCCTGTTCGAGGGTGGCCACGAGGGTGTCCATGTAGTCCTCGGCGCCCTGACGCAAGCGGCTCTCGAAGTCATACCGCAGTCGTCCGCAGGCTTGGTCGAACTGCTGCAACAGAACCTTCTCGCCTTCTCTCAGCATTGCCGCTTTCTTGCGCTCTTCACCCATCAGCGCCCAATGCCACTTGAACCCGGTGCCGAGTTGCACTTTCCAGGAGCGTTCGCGCCATTCAAATTTCGACTGGGTCGGCAGGACGAGAGCGTCAGCGATGCGAGGCTCGGGAAGGTCGAAATGCTTCCGGGCGGCGGCGTAAACCTGTGCAAGTTTCTCCTGGATGCGGTCGCCGAAACGTTTCAGCGCGTCCTCCAGGTCCGCTGCGAGTTTGCCCTGTTCCTCCTCGTCCTTCCAGGCCGCGATCGCCTTGCGCAGGTTCACTTCCAGGAATTCGTTCAGCTCAGCGTGGAGTTCCTCAAAACTCGAGAAGCGCGGTTCGTCAGCCCATTCGGTGTAGCGCGCCTTGAGCTCTTTCATCCCCGCGGCGCGCGCCATTTCGAAGTCTTCCTGCAGGCGGGTGCGCACCACCCGATCGACATTGGTGCGAACCAGAACCTTGCTGTCGTTCACCTCGTGCATGATCAGGTCTCGTTCGGAGCGAAACAGCTTCACACTTCGCTGTAGTTCCTCGACGCTCAGCTCCAGGCTTCGGCGGTACAGGTCCACGGAGAGCTTGAGTTCCTCAGCCACCGCACCGGCGCGGCGCGCGATGGACTTCTGCAAGGTGGGCAGCAAGTCGTCTTCGGCGAAACGCTGCAGGCGGGCGGAGAGCCTGGCGATTCCTGATGCCTCCCATGCGCTGCGCTGGTCGGTACGGTTCGCCTCAACACCGCGGCGCGCGGACACCGGGAGGATCTCGAGGGCATCCTCCGGAAGAACCGTCGCGAGGACCTGGCGGGTGAAGTCCAGGGCCTCTTCACGTTCGGTGGGGGAGAGCTGGTCCACCTTGTTCAGGACCACGAAGATGCGTGATGTCCGGCCGAGAATATCCCGCACGAAGCTGAGCTCACTCTGACTGATGGGTGGGTCCGCTGCGAGCACAAGCAGGGCTCCGTCCACCTGGTCGAGGAAACTCTGGGTAACCTCGGTGTTGTGCTGGTAGATGGAGCCCACGCCCGGGGTGTCCACCAGGAACAAGCCGGATGCCAGCAGCGGCGAAGGTACACGCACCTCCACAATCGCGACCTGCTTCACATTCTCGGGGTTGCCTGACTCGCTCACGTAGGCCGAGAGATCGCGCACCTGGATCTGCTCGCGCCGCCCGTCCTGAAAGGTGACACGGCACTCGACCTCGTTGCCGTACCGCACCACCGTGATGATGCTGGTCAGTGGGACCACGGCAGAGGGCAGGATGTCGTGGCCGATGAGAGCGTTGATCATCGTGCTCTTCCCGCGCTTGAACTCGCCGAAGACCACGAGATTGAAGGCGCGGGCTGCCAGTTGCTCCTGGAGGCCTACCAGATTGCGCCAGTGACGGTCCGGACCGTGCTTAGCGGTGTAGTTGACCAGGCCGCGCACGACTTCCGTCAGGTCGACGGAGGCCCGCTCGCATGCCTGGATCAGCTCATGGGGTGTACTCACGTATTTGCTCCCTCGTCCTCATTGGTCGCTTCGGGCTCTTGCTCGCCGCGGCTCGCTGTGTCCTGCGGTAGGGGGATTGCGTGGTCCTCAGCGTCGCCTTCCCAGTATTCGGCATAGATGCTTTCGCCGGGAACGGAACCAGGCCCATCGTCCCCACCAGTCTCGTCATCGGGCGGGGTCTCATCTTCGCCCTCAGGCGAAGGCCTGCGCTGCACTATCCCAACAAGCGCCACGCTCAGCAGATACAACAGGATCATGGGGCCGGCGAGGATAGCCATGTTCACGGGGTCTACGGTGGGTGTGACAATGGCCGCGAAGACAAAGATGATCACGATCGCCTGCCGCCACCACCCCATCAGCTGCCGGCTGTTGACGATCCCCAGAAAACCCAGGAACATGAGCACTAGCGGCAGCTCGAATGCCAGCCCGAAGGCCAGCAGGAGGCGCATCGTGAACCAGAGATAGGGCTTGAGAGTGCGCTCAATCTCCACTCCAAGGCTCTGGTCCATGCGAAAAAGAAAGGCATAGGCGTTGGGCGAGACATAGTAGCAGAAGACAACGCCGCCAACAAAGAGCACGACTGCGAAGGGCCAAATGAGAATCAGGTACTTGCGCTCATTGTCTTCAAGGGCGGGTTCGATGAAACACCATATTTCGATGAGGATCAGCGGAAGGGCCAGTATAAGTCCCGCGAGCAGGGCGGTCTGGATTGCGATGGTGAACCCTGCGGCGGGTTCGAAAACGCGGAAGGGAAGGTTCTCCACACCCACCCTGCGCGCACCCTCCTCCGCAGGATAGCGCAACACAGCCAGAATATCGTCACGGTACGCCCAGCTGACAGCCGCACCCACACAAACGTAGACGAAGGATCGGATGATGCGCATCCGAAGTTCTTCAAGGTGATCGAAAAAGCTCAGTTCTCGGCGGTCGCGTTGGCGTGCTGCCATACGGGGCCCTCAGACTCCCACCACAGACTCGATCATCACATACCACGGGGCAGGTTCAGATTTCATTGCTTGCCGCGCTCGGTCGCTGAAAGGCATAGCAAGCGCCGCCTCGCGAACGGCTTGCTGGAAGCCCAGAGCGCAAAGCCGTCGGTAGAGAGGCGCCTGGGCGTCGACAATGGTCAGGATGCGCTCCGTTGGCGCCGATGCCAAGAGTGCCTGCAGGTACGGCTCCGGTGGCTCGGGGCAAACGAGGTCACTTACTACCGTTGCGCGGGCGGTTTCACCGCCAACCAAGACCTCGACGGTCGCGAAGGCGCAACTCGCAATAGCAGCCCCGACAGCATCACGGATCACCATCAACTGGTCCGGGAGGCTCGCCGGACGGTTCAGGCGGTGCCAGGCCCACAGTTCGTCGCTGAGCGGTGCGTAACCGTCGAAGCCCTCGTATTCGCGGTCTGTCATAGCCCGGATGTCGGAATGGTCGGCTTCAGTGGCGGGCTCGGCCTTCAGGTCAGGCGAGGGGTCAGGCCGGTTGCCCTCCAGTGCCGCGCCGATTGCCCTTGGCTCGTATCCCAGGCGCTGGTAGAACGTGTACGGGTGGCCGTCCGGGTTGGTGTACAGGACTGCGGCTTCCGCGCCGGCATCCCGCATGATCCGGTGCGCATCTTCCATGAGCCGGTGCGCCAGACCCTTCCTGCGGTGTTCGGGCAGTGTGGCCACGGTGTCGATGATGCCGCAGGGCATCACGATTCCGCCCAGTCGCACGTCTTGGATGCAGACCAGCACGTTG is part of the Armatimonadota bacterium genome and harbors:
- a CDS encoding GNAT family N-acetyltransferase, whose product is MPGAEYRFTTHAEVPNLPAQLARLSNIAFAEYEGAMPVDEAFIQWYLQRPGCRPEYCTAALWDGELVCNVLVCIQDVRLGGIVMPCGIIDTVATLPEHRRKGLAHRLMEDAHRIMRDAGAEAAVLYTNPDGHPYTFYQRLGYEPRAIGAALEGNRPDPSPDLKAEPATEADHSDIRAMTDREYEGFDGYAPLSDELWAWHRLNRPASLPDQLMVIRDAVGAAIASCAFATVEVLVGGETARATVVSDLVCPEPPEPYLQALLASAPTERILTIVDAQAPLYRRLCALGFQQAVREAALAMPFSDRARQAMKSEPAPWYVMIESVVGV